ACATGAACGGGATGAGCCGCCGCGCCGCCTTGGCGAGCGCGCGGCTCGCAGCGTCGGGTCCGTTCACGCTCTCAGCGACCGAGAGCCGCCACCGCGGATTCGACCACCGTCCCCGCGAAGAAGCCCGGGTTGACGCCGGCCCAGAGCGAGGCCGCGTTGGCGAAGACGAAGTCGCGGAACGCCTCCTCGCCGAGCACGCCCGTCTCGACCAGCCCGTACGCCTCGGGCAGGACCTCCCGCATGTCGGGCACGTCCCAGTGGCCGATGTCCGAGCTGAAGATCGCTTTCAGTCGCGCGCCGAGCGGGTGCACCCTCGCGTCGAACGCGATCGCGGTCAGGCGGTCGTCGGCCGCGCAGCCGAAGTGGAAGCGCTCGGCGAAGACGTCGCGGATGTCCTCGGCGCGCGTGATACCCGCGGCCGCGAACTCGTCCAGCGTCGCCGGGTCCTCGTCGGGCTCGCTGAGGCAGGTAAGCCCCTCCGCCAATCGGTCGAGACGGGCCGTCACGGCGGGCGCGCCGTGGCGGCGGAAGAGGTCCGCGAGGAGCGCCCGGTCGAGGTGCGCGGGGTCGTAGTGCTCGAGGTGCTTGCGGTTCCGCTTCTCCCAGTGACCGACGATGCCGGCATAGAGCTCGCAGGCCCACCCCACACCGCCTTCGAGGAAGGCGAAGCGCAGCTCGGGGAAGCGGCGCGGCACGCCGGCGAGGAAGAGCGCGCGGCAGGTCGCCTCGCCGGCCGCCGCGAAGCTGCCGATGTGGTTGGCGACGTAGCTCGTGAGCGAGGCCCGGCCATGCCAGCTCATCGACGAGGAATGGAACGTCGGCGCCACCCGCAGCTCCCGGCAGCGCGCCCAGACGGGGTCGTAATCGTAGGGGCTGTCGGGACCGAAGGTGTCGACCCAGCGGGCGCCGCGCGGCGCACCCTCGAACGGGAGCGGGCGATGAACGTGGCCCGCGAGGACGGCGGCCTTGAGACCCAGCTCGCCGACGGCGTGGTCCAGCTCGGCCACGGCCTCGGCCGGCGTGTGCATGGGGATCAGCGCCACCGGCGTCAGGCGGTCGCCGAGGCCCTGGAACACGCCGGCGAGGTAGCGGTTGAAAGCGCGGCACGCCGCCTGCCGCACCTCGTCCTCGGGAATGGCCAGCGCGAAGAGGCCGTAGGTCGGGTAGAGGACCGCGAAGTCGATGCCGAGCTCGTCGAGCCGCTCGTGGAGGAGGCGCGGCAACATCGCCGTGGCGCGATCGAGCGTGTTGCGCGCCGGCAGGCCCCACCACGGGAGCCGGGGGAGCCCGGCGATGCGGCGCTGGTCGGGGGTGAGTGCGCGGAACACCCGCGCGAAGTCGAGCACGCGGTCGAGCTGCTCGGCGGCCTGGCGGCCCGCGAGCGCCCGCAGCTCGTCGCGCACGGCGGGCAGGAACTCGATCGTGTGGCCGTCCGCGTCGATGACGGGATGCGGCAGGCGGGCGCGAATGCGGGCGGCGGGTGCCACGTCCGGCATCTCGGTACGCCAGACGCGGCACCCCGAGCAAGAGTCGTCTACTTCCGCTCCACCGGCACGACGCTGTTCTTCACGATGTCGACGTACACCTCCTCGTATGAAGCCCCCGCGCGCAGGAGCCCGTAGAACGCGTTCAGCATCGCCGAGGCGACGGCGAGGTTCGTGAAGAGGAGCTGCGGCGCGCCGCCGGCGGCCAGCTCGGCGCAGCTGAGCTCGGCGGGCGGGCGGTCGGCGGGCTCGCGGATCTCGGGATGGAAGCGCCCGAGCGTGCTGGTCAGCGCCCGGCCCTCCACCCGGCGGACGACCTGGACGTTGCCGTAGGTCCCGTCCTGGCCATCCTCGATGCCGTCGTTGCCGCCGGAGATGAGCGTCACGTCGCCGAGGCCCGCGCACCACTCGTCGACCAGCCGGCGCGTCGCATGGTTGTCGACGGCGAGGAAGACGAGGTCGCCGTTGCGGATGAGCGACGCCAGGTTCGCCGCCGCGACGTACTCGGGAACGGGCTCGATGGTGAGCACGTCGCCGAACTCCGCGGCGAGCTCGCGGCCGAGGAGCAGGGCCTTGTTTTCCGGGGCCGTGAAGCTCATGCGGCTCCGGTTGCGCTCCTCGTAGGCGTCGCCGTCGACCACGACCACGTGGACGGCGCGGCGCTCAGAGTGGAGGAAGCGGCAGAGGTTGCGCGCCACGTGGCCGCCGATGCCGCCGCAGCCGATCAGGTCAATTCGCTGCATTTCGCCAGGCCGGACTCCAGGACCGGCACGCGACCGTGATGCGGCTCATCCAGGACTCCGGCGCCCGGCGCGCCGTCCGGAAGGGCGGCAGGATGGTGTCGACGGGCACGGTGAAGCGCGTGCGACCCACCACGAAGGCTGCGGCGAACTCCGGGAGCGGCGAGTCCACGTACCCGGCGGTGATGTGGAGCCCCGTGTCGTAGAGCTCGTCGTGCACGTCGATCGCGCTGTGCCAGGGGCCGACGTTGCCGTGGCTGTGGATCGTGCCGAGCCGGAGGTAATCGGGGCCCGGCTTCTCGCACGTCTTGTAGTCGAGCCGGAGGTCGGCCCGGAACCGCCCGCGCTCGAACCGGCCGCGGATGAGCTGCGGCGGAGCATCGAGCGCGAAGCGCCAGGGCTCGCCGTCGCCGGGAGGCCGGCAGAACATGACCAGGATGGCCTCGCCCTCCCAGCGCCCGAAGACCGCACGGAAGAAGCCGACGGCGCGCTCGAGGAGCGAGCGCGGCAGGCGGGGCAGGTGCAGGGCGAGGTGCGCGTCGTGCGGGCGCAGCCCCGGCACGCCGGCCTCCACCGGCACGCTCGCCGTGAAGAGCGGCGTGCGGCGCTCGACGAACAGCCCGTTGGCGGCGAGCAGGTAGTAGGTGGGGGCGTCGGGCGGGGTGAACGCCGCGTCCTTCACGGCCACCGGGAAGAGCGGCTCGCCCTCCATGTCATGCCTCCTGCTGCATCAGCGTCACGAGCTGCTCGACGCGCTCGATCGGCCGCTCGGGCGCCACCAGGTCGAGCATGCGCCCCACCGTCTCGCCGAGGTTGTGCGACGCGCGCTGCCACCGCACCTCGAGGGCGAAGTACGGGCTCGCCTGCGTGGCGGCCTCCCAGGCGCCGGCGCTCGCCAGGCGCCGGTCGACCCGCGCCATCGAGTTGACGAACGAGTTGCCCTCGTGGATCTCCGAGCTCCGGTTGAACGCCGCCTGCCAGAAGTGCTGGGTCACCGCGTCGATGCGCTGCTCCCAGCCGAGCCGGCCGAGACGCCGGCCGATGTTCATGAGACATACCCAGCTTTCCTGGTTATAACCGCGGGCGACGTTGAGCAGGTTGGTGAAGTACAGCTCGTCGTCGAGCGAGCCGATCGGCGCCGTGCGGTAGAACGCCTGCTGCACGCCCGAGATCTCCCCGCCCCGGAACACGACGATGAGGACGACCCACGGGAAGCTGAGCCGCCGCTCCTCGTACCGCCCGCCCGGTCCGTCGGCATCGCGCGAGTCGCCGGCGATCCATCGCACCTGCCGCGGGCCGGGCGGCATCTCGATCACCACGGCCGTCACCCGGCCCCGGGCCCGCGGCGCCATGAGGCGCACCTGACGCGGGTAGAGCCGCCAGCCCTCGGCGCCGCACCCGGCAGCGGCCGCACGGCTCACGAGCTCGTGGAGCGAGGTGGCGCCGAGCGGCTTGCCGTTCCGCCGCCAGGTGGCGCGGTCGCCCGCCACCTCGATGACCGGGTCGCCGGGCGACGATTCGCCCGCCCCCTTCTGTCCGGCGTGCTTGATGAACTCGAGGAGCTGACCCTCGCCGAGGACCTGCTCCTCGTCCACCTCGTGGCCGTCGACCAGCGCGGTGGCGTCCGGGCCGACGCCGAGGACGGTCTGCGCGACGAGGCGCGCGACGCCCACGCGCTGCCCCGCGAGCTCCATCTCCTGGACGTCTGCCCCCGAGATGACGCGCACCACGCGCGCCCGGGCGGCCGCGGGCGCCGGAACGGGCGGCGGCTGCACCGTCTCCTGCACCGGCTGCTGCTGTCTCCTGCGCTGCATCATGACTCCGACCTCCTTCCGTGTTCTGCCGGCACCGCCACCCGTTCCACCTTCACCACCGCCTGGTCCTCCGGGATGCGGTCCGGCAGGATGTTGCGGACGTTGTCGCGCGTGATCGTCCGGCAGCGCTCGACGAAGTACTCGATCGTCGCAGCGCGCAGCTCCTCCAGCGTGAGGGGCAGGGGGGCGGTGCGGCCCGCGCGCATGTCGCGCTGGGCGATGCGCGCCAGCGTGGGCCGCACGATGCCGTCGGCGATCGCCGCCCCCGTCGCCAGGTCGGCCGCCCCGAAGGCGAGCACGCGGCCGTCGGCGAGCTGCACGCGCAGCAGCTCGCCGAGGATGCCTGCGGGCGCGAAGATCAGGTCGCTCACCGCCTCGCCGAACTCGCGCGCGAGCTCGTCGTGGCGGCTCACGACGCCCCTCCCGAGCGCGTGAGCGGCACGCGGGCCAGGCGCTTCGCGACCAGCGCCGCCACCTGCTCGGGCTCGAGCCGGGGCGGGAACGGGACGATCGGGATGCGGCCCTCGCGGACGAGCGCGGTGTCGAGGAAGCGATCGGCGATGTTGGAGATGCCGATCATGCGGGCGGACGAGCGGGTGAGCAGGCTGAGCAGCGTGTCGAGGACGTCGAGATGGCCGCCGTTCAGCGTCCAGCCGTGCTGGCGGTCGAGGGCGATCGCCTCGAGCTCGTCGACAACGAGCAGCGGGCGGACGCCGGTCTTCTCGTAGGACGCGTCGAGGAAGGCGAAGTCGGCGCGCATGATCGCGGAGCCCTCGCCGACCCACTTAGAAAGGTAGTGGCTGGCGGTGCGATAGAGCGCGCAGCCTCCGCGGGCGCGCACCTCGCACACGAGGAGCATCGCCACCTTGCTCTTCCCGCAGCCTGCCGGCCCCTGGAACACGGCACCCACGAGTCCCGGATCCGCCTCCTCGAGGAGCGGCACGAAGGCCGGTGAGGCGGCGTCGAGGAAGAGACGCTCCACCCGCGCGATCACGTCGTCCAGGCCCACGATGTCCTCGCGGCGGACCAGGCAGCGCATCATGCCGCCGTCGTCGGCCACCGATGGCCGGGGCGGCCCGAGGCGGCGGGTCACGAGCACGACGTTGCCGTTGTCGATCGACCAGCCGAGCACGTGGTCGCCGGGCGCCAGGGCGCCGAGGTCGACCGCGTCCGAGACGACCGCGAGCTGGCGGAGGTCGTCGTGGGGACCATCGCGCAGCGAGCGGACGAGCGCGTAGTGGCCCTCGAGCCGCTCGCAGAAGGCGTAGGTCGCCCCGCCGAGCAGGAACTCGCCGGCGGCGAGCACGGTGCGTCCCTCGGCGTCGGTCAGCACCGTCTGGCCGACGCCCAGCTCGACGCCCTCGGGACGGACCAGCACCCGGT
The Deltaproteobacteria bacterium genome window above contains:
- a CDS encoding amidohydrolase; its protein translation is MPDVAPAARIRARLPHPVIDADGHTIEFLPAVRDELRALAGRQAAEQLDRVLDFARVFRALTPDQRRIAGLPRLPWWGLPARNTLDRATAMLPRLLHERLDELGIDFAVLYPTYGLFALAIPEDEVRQAACRAFNRYLAGVFQGLGDRLTPVALIPMHTPAEAVAELDHAVGELGLKAAVLAGHVHRPLPFEGAPRGARWVDTFGPDSPYDYDPVWARCRELRVAPTFHSSSMSWHGRASLTSYVANHIGSFAAAGEATCRALFLAGVPRRFPELRFAFLEGGVGWACELYAGIVGHWEKRNRKHLEHYDPAHLDRALLADLFRRHGAPAVTARLDRLAEGLTCLSEPDEDPATLDEFAAAGITRAEDIRDVFAERFHFGCAADDRLTAIAFDARVHPLGARLKAIFSSDIGHWDVPDMREVLPEAYGLVETGVLGEEAFRDFVFANAASLWAGVNPGFFAGTVVESAVAALGR
- a CDS encoding AAA family ATPase; its protein translation is MPSRHATAQHDLDFVVDLNCDPDITPAQHAEARKMLVAAMGTCAEPVLRAATHAAAARRELAQHRAEATRAQLRGIVTAVNDGHVRLVVGGTDRVLVRPEGVELGVGQTVLTDAEGRTVLAAGEFLLGGATYAFCERLEGHYALVRSLRDGPHDDLRQLAVVSDAVDLGALAPGDHVLGWSIDNGNVVLVTRRLGPPRPSVADDGGMMRCLVRREDIVGLDDVIARVERLFLDAASPAFVPLLEEADPGLVGAVFQGPAGCGKSKVAMLLVCEVRARGGCALYRTASHYLSKWVGEGSAIMRADFAFLDASYEKTGVRPLLVVDELEAIALDRQHGWTLNGGHLDVLDTLLSLLTRSSARMIGISNIADRFLDTALVREGRIPIVPFPPRLEPEQVAALVAKRLARVPLTRSGGAS